A genomic segment from Clostridium pasteurianum BC1 encodes:
- a CDS encoding response regulator transcription factor: MNNILIIEDEVKVSEVIKAYLEKEGYKVYCTIKGYDGLNLFNKIDFQLIILDLMLPDIDGEEVCKFIRKTSDVHIFMLTAKVELSDKIQGLNMGADEYLTKPLSPRELTARVNALFRRVDSNKITILSYDNGKLKIDKEKRNVLVKGEDIILTPNEFDLLYTLASNEGKVLSREQLIQNVYGIDFEGYDRTVDVHIKNLRKKIEDSSKTPKYIITVVKVGYKFGGERDT; this comes from the coding sequence ATGAATAATATTTTAATAATTGAGGATGAAGTAAAAGTATCAGAAGTAATTAAAGCTTATCTTGAAAAAGAAGGGTATAAAGTATATTGCACAATTAAAGGATATGACGGACTTAATTTATTCAATAAAATAGATTTTCAGCTGATTATATTAGATTTAATGCTTCCAGATATTGATGGGGAAGAGGTTTGTAAGTTTATAAGGAAAACATCGGATGTGCATATATTCATGCTTACTGCAAAGGTAGAATTAAGTGACAAAATTCAAGGACTTAATATGGGAGCTGATGAATATCTCACTAAGCCTCTAAGTCCAAGAGAATTGACGGCAAGGGTAAATGCTTTGTTTAGAAGGGTAGATTCTAATAAAATAACAATACTTTCATATGATAATGGAAAACTTAAGATTGATAAAGAAAAGAGAAATGTGCTGGTAAAAGGAGAAGATATAATTTTAACTCCAAATGAATTTGATCTTTTGTATACTCTTGCTTCAAATGAGGGTAAAGTTCTATCGCGAGAACAGCTTATTCAAAATGTATATGGTATTGATTTTGAAGGATATGATAGAACTGTAGATGTCCATATTAAAAATTTAAGGAAAAAAATAGAGGATAGCAGTAAAACACCCAAATATATAATCACTGTTGTTAAAGTTGGTTATAAATTTGGCGGCGAAAGAGATACGTAG
- a CDS encoding isochorismate synthase, with the protein MKYQKMQIKLDSPLTFLKYFKNEENFFFYNPLKKEFILGAKRLKALTLEESLKDYPYIFSSRTFFNSIRDEKWSGIGNENIAFEYYLVEKQGKQTLYYIKDFVEIENMKVEVCRHSFRCEMDDYNSWEQLFSAAHNAILNKELNKVVISREIKIKCDGSINTESILQNLLKQNANSFIFSYCKDGKNFLGATPEILIQKEKNNVLSYAIAGTVLRSDKEDEHEKKRLLIDTKNRHEHQIVIDSIVNSMKNFTDELVVDETKILVLKNLYHLQTCIHGKNTNRTLLQWVKLMHPTPALGGNPVNKALELIKDHEKHERGLYAAPIGIIDENGDGIFVVGIRSALIEKNIVYAYSGCGIVDKSNCESEYIETTNKLKTIIESL; encoded by the coding sequence TTGAAATATCAGAAAATGCAAATTAAATTAGATAGTCCACTTACTTTCTTAAAGTATTTTAAAAATGAAGAAAATTTTTTCTTTTATAATCCATTGAAAAAGGAATTTATTCTTGGGGCAAAGCGTTTAAAAGCCTTGACTTTGGAGGAAAGTTTAAAAGATTATCCATATATTTTTTCATCAAGAACCTTCTTTAATTCTATCAGAGACGAAAAGTGGTCAGGAATTGGAAATGAAAATATAGCATTTGAATATTATTTGGTTGAAAAGCAAGGTAAACAGACACTTTATTATATAAAGGATTTTGTTGAAATTGAAAATATGAAAGTGGAAGTTTGTAGACATTCTTTCAGATGTGAAATGGATGATTATAATTCTTGGGAGCAGCTATTTTCGGCTGCTCATAATGCTATATTGAATAAAGAATTAAATAAAGTTGTGATTTCAAGAGAAATTAAAATTAAGTGTGATGGATCAATAAACACAGAAAGCATTTTACAAAACCTTTTGAAGCAGAATGCAAATAGCTTTATATTTTCATATTGTAAAGATGGAAAAAACTTTCTGGGTGCAACACCTGAAATTTTAATTCAAAAAGAAAAAAATAATGTTTTAAGCTATGCCATAGCTGGTACTGTTTTGCGGAGTGATAAAGAGGATGAACATGAAAAGAAAAGGTTGCTAATCGATACCAAAAATCGTCATGAACATCAAATCGTCATTGATTCAATAGTTAATTCTATGAAGAATTTTACAGATGAACTGGTAGTGGATGAAACAAAGATTTTGGTACTTAAAAATTTATATCATTTACAAACCTGTATTCATGGAAAGAATACAAACAGAACATTACTTCAATGGGTAAAGCTGATGCATCCTACACCTGCATTAGGAGGAAATCCTGTAAATAAAGCACTGGAATTGATTAAAGACCATGAAAAACATGAAAGAGGTCTGTATGCGGCACCAATAGGAATAATAGATGAAAATGGAGACGGGATCTTTGTAGTAGGAATACGATCTGCACTGATTGAAAAAAATATAGTCTATGCATACAGCGGCTGCGGTATAGTGGATAAATCAAATTGCGAAAGTGAATATATTGAAACTACAAATAAATTGAAAACTATAATTGAAAGTTTATGA